Proteins encoded within one genomic window of Pseudalkalibacillus sp. SCS-8:
- a CDS encoding endospore germination permease, translated as MRQAETIGNWQMIILFQAFITGSSIINIQGPLIGIAKNGAWISILIINAVSFLILALVLRLYEKYPSKSYIQYSRDLLGLPLALCLGVPFLFLLYHITGNITYGMGQFFTTSMMKSTPLYVFHFLILMVAGLTVRAGIEVIARMFNGLLFFVLFIIFLIFVLNITHYHPEFLLPIVPEGWKPVFHGAYVGFGFPYMDIMYFAMVLPFLKREHDKPFKRWMYGGLLFNGMVLAFTVVTSIMILGPIAMNEKFPIYQAAKIIEIGEIIQRIESVFGMALIIGSYMKITLMLFIINEVMTQLFNLADKRAFVFPNALLVFLLSLTMYENEVELGESGAIMETILAFFLAFIPLVIVTIRSLFKNKTS; from the coding sequence ATGAGACAAGCTGAAACGATTGGGAATTGGCAGATGATCATATTATTTCAGGCTTTCATAACGGGGTCCTCCATTATCAATATCCAGGGGCCTTTGATTGGCATTGCCAAAAATGGAGCTTGGATCTCCATATTAATCATTAATGCTGTTTCCTTTTTGATCTTAGCGCTCGTTTTAAGACTCTATGAAAAGTACCCATCGAAGTCCTATATCCAATATTCCAGAGATTTGTTAGGTCTCCCACTAGCCTTATGTTTAGGTGTTCCTTTCCTGTTCCTTCTCTACCACATCACTGGCAATATTACATACGGCATGGGACAGTTTTTCACCACATCCATGATGAAAAGTACACCCTTATACGTTTTCCACTTTCTAATCCTAATGGTGGCTGGTCTTACCGTCAGAGCTGGAATCGAAGTAATCGCTCGGATGTTCAATGGCCTCCTTTTCTTCGTTTTGTTCATTATTTTCCTTATCTTCGTCTTGAACATCACTCATTATCATCCTGAATTCTTACTACCCATTGTGCCTGAGGGATGGAAACCTGTCTTTCATGGTGCATACGTCGGTTTTGGGTTTCCTTATATGGACATCATGTATTTTGCGATGGTATTACCTTTTCTGAAAAGGGAGCATGATAAACCCTTCAAACGTTGGATGTATGGAGGCTTATTATTCAACGGAATGGTCCTAGCCTTTACAGTTGTCACTTCCATCATGATACTAGGTCCCATTGCCATGAATGAGAAGTTCCCGATTTATCAAGCAGCGAAAATCATTGAAATCGGGGAGATCATTCAGAGGATTGAATCCGTTTTCGGAATGGCTCTGATCATCGGCTCTTACATGAAGATCACCTTGATGCTCTTCATCATCAATGAGGTCATGACACAGCTGTTCAACTTGGCTGATAAACGTGCTTTCGTCTTTCCGAACGCACTGCTCGTGTTTCTTCTCTCCCTTACCATGTATGAGAATGAAGTGGAATTAGGGGAAAGCGGAGCAATCATGGAGACGATCCTCGCCTTCTTCTTAGCTTTCATTCCCCTCGTCATTGTTACAATTCGGAGTCTTTTTAAAAACAAGACTTCATAA
- a CDS encoding YggT family protein has translation MRKRPFGVYLVNLFMGIIEALILLRIILKLFGANPYTPFVQWIYNMTMPLLSPFRNIFPSPVIQGRYELELTSIFALIVYGFLSYFLVQFILMLNSGGDDRKR, from the coding sequence ATGAGAAAAAGACCCTTCGGTGTTTATCTTGTCAATCTGTTCATGGGCATTATTGAAGCACTCATCTTATTGCGGATTATCCTCAAACTTTTCGGCGCGAACCCATATACACCGTTTGTCCAATGGATCTACAACATGACGATGCCTTTGTTATCACCGTTCCGAAACATCTTCCCATCGCCTGTGATCCAAGGGCGTTATGAATTGGAGCTTACAAGTATTTTCGCATTAATTGTCTATGGCTTTTTATCCTATTTCCTTGTCCAATTCATATTGATGTTGAATTCTGGTGGTGACGATCGGAAAAGGTGA
- a CDS encoding flagellin, which translates to MMNHTISALHTVNTMRKNVEKSTYAMEKLGSGIRITKAREDSAGLAISEKMRAQIRGLQQAQRNIQDGISLLQLADSGLEKIQNPFLQRMRELAIQASNDTLSGFDRQQIQVEVDQIKEGIDETAHQTEFNKIKLLRTPIIKTPPKITGGKTDIVFIIDDTGSMGSAINNVKNNITDFVDGIASKGIDVQLGLVTYGDVSPSENGNGIAKKEFVSDVNTFKTYLSDIRVVGGGDWEESGLEGIKDTSSGALSYSFREGASIQFVMVTDAPVHDNAIDGDGGDGQSIYDIDQVADELKSKNIKLHVVGNDNKSSTNNPYTQLQRLTEPTNGTFMDINGSFSEQLSSLATTIVSDAGTTTEGSEMPTLKFQVGANSNNTFSVQLFDSRTSALGIENVNLTNQSLIRTSLTQIDNALEIVAAARGKFGVYQNALEHILENVSNSELNLVASESMIRDVDMAKEVLEVTKNDMVNEASKTILTQINQNSKQVLDLLKSY; encoded by the coding sequence ATGATGAACCATACCATTTCAGCCTTACATACAGTCAATACTATGCGAAAAAATGTAGAAAAGTCGACGTATGCGATGGAGAAGTTGGGTAGCGGAATCCGAATAACGAAGGCTCGGGAAGATTCAGCAGGATTGGCGATATCTGAAAAGATGAGAGCACAAATCCGTGGACTCCAACAGGCACAGAGAAACATCCAGGATGGGATCTCACTCTTGCAGTTAGCTGACAGTGGTCTAGAAAAGATCCAGAACCCCTTTCTCCAACGGATGAGGGAGCTTGCAATCCAAGCTTCGAACGATACGTTATCCGGATTTGACCGCCAACAAATTCAAGTGGAAGTAGACCAAATTAAAGAGGGCATAGATGAAACGGCACATCAGACGGAATTCAACAAGATCAAGCTTCTTAGAACGCCGATCATCAAAACACCACCTAAAATCACCGGTGGAAAAACAGATATCGTCTTTATCATCGATGATACAGGTAGTATGGGCTCAGCCATCAATAATGTAAAAAACAACATCACGGATTTCGTAGACGGAATTGCCTCAAAGGGAATTGATGTCCAACTAGGTCTTGTGACTTATGGTGATGTCTCTCCCTCTGAAAACGGAAACGGTATCGCGAAAAAAGAATTTGTCAGTGATGTCAACACGTTCAAAACGTATCTCTCTGACATTCGTGTAGTTGGCGGAGGTGACTGGGAGGAATCTGGCTTAGAAGGGATTAAAGACACCAGCTCAGGTGCTCTAAGCTATTCGTTTAGAGAAGGAGCGTCCATACAATTCGTAATGGTTACAGATGCACCTGTACACGATAATGCGATCGACGGTGATGGTGGAGACGGTCAGAGTATATACGATATCGATCAAGTAGCGGATGAATTGAAAAGCAAAAATATCAAGCTTCATGTTGTCGGTAATGATAATAAGTCCAGCACGAATAATCCATATACACAGCTGCAAAGATTGACCGAGCCAACGAATGGAACATTCATGGATATTAACGGGAGCTTCTCAGAACAATTGTCTTCTCTTGCGACTACAATCGTTTCAGATGCTGGTACCACAACAGAGGGTAGTGAGATGCCTACTTTAAAATTTCAGGTAGGTGCCAATTCAAACAACACGTTCTCTGTTCAATTATTTGATTCTCGAACCTCTGCTTTAGGTATTGAAAACGTGAATCTCACAAACCAAAGTCTTATTCGCACTTCATTAACACAGATTGATAATGCGTTGGAAATTGTAGCAGCTGCAAGAGGGAAATTCGGGGTTTATCAAAACGCGCTGGAACACATTTTAGAAAATGTCAGCAATAGTGAACTGAATCTTGTTGCTTCTGAATCGATGATCCGTGATGTGGATATGGCAAAGGAAGTCTTAGAAGTGACCAAGAACGATATGGTAAACGAAGCTTCGAAAACGATCCTGACTCAAATCAATCAGAATTCCAAACAAGTTCTCGATTTATTGAAATCGTATTAA
- a CDS encoding class D sortase — MKKLGLFLVTAGATLMIWSGYSWWDQGKAVTHEPEKIQQVHQGWEKTERQQTIQPVKTTKTVEMPTVYEKGEQVGTLDIPRIGNQYEVFWGTDEDTLKKGVGLHDSKWTVSPGQSGHVVLSGHRDTVFRNLNQVQNGDHLYVNFEGTTYDYQVREIWITDEDDRSVIVRKDKPTLTLTTCYPFDYLGSAPERYIIQAELVSVEEK, encoded by the coding sequence ATGAAAAAGCTTGGGTTGTTTTTAGTGACAGCAGGTGCAACATTGATGATTTGGAGTGGTTATTCCTGGTGGGACCAGGGCAAAGCGGTTACACATGAACCGGAAAAAATCCAACAGGTACACCAAGGCTGGGAAAAGACTGAACGTCAACAAACCATTCAACCAGTAAAAACGACGAAAACGGTAGAAATGCCTACCGTTTATGAGAAAGGTGAACAGGTTGGTACATTGGATATCCCCCGGATAGGGAATCAATATGAAGTCTTCTGGGGAACAGACGAAGACACGTTGAAGAAAGGTGTCGGTCTACATGATAGTAAGTGGACCGTTTCACCCGGTCAATCCGGTCATGTCGTATTATCTGGTCATCGGGATACCGTCTTTCGTAACCTGAATCAAGTCCAGAATGGTGATCATCTTTATGTGAATTTTGAAGGGACAACCTATGATTACCAGGTCCGGGAAATTTGGATTACGGATGAAGACGACCGCTCGGTGATCGTCAGGAAAGATAAGCCGACCTTGACGTTGACGACTTGTTATCCTTTTGATTATCTCGGCTCAGCACCGGAACGTTATATTATCCAAGCGGAATTGGTATCTGTAGAAGAGAAGTAA
- a CDS encoding mechanosensitive ion channel family protein produces the protein MKYTEEVGAISNESSLFNKEWEQFITQFNWVDAVIFFGFVLLMFLLRSIIIIFLHKMESRHERFKNRLGPALKSITNWVTTYGIIVFMLVYFADAGWMFGSIFSIGNVDVSFFLILLAVLIISFANRTSKVITQFLLPNVYDRYQLDRGLRFTFNRIFHYIIMVFALLISFTTVGIDMSALTVFAGVLGVGIGFGMQNIASNFISGLIILFERPIKVGDRVIINDVIGDIEKINMRATIIRTLDNERIIMPNSYFLEEEVVNRSYGDPRLRLVIPVGVAYGSDVERVREVLHQAALEEFEASEVVLNDPPSYVNFTGFGSSSLDFELFVWISNPEYVIQTKSNLNFRIYRLLNENNIEIPFPQRDLHVRSIDKELLESYQTKK, from the coding sequence TTGAAGTATACGGAAGAGGTGGGGGCTATTTCAAACGAATCCAGTCTATTCAATAAGGAATGGGAACAATTCATCACCCAGTTCAACTGGGTCGATGCAGTCATCTTTTTTGGTTTTGTATTGCTTATGTTTTTACTACGTTCCATCATCATTATTTTCCTACATAAGATGGAAAGTCGGCATGAGCGATTCAAAAACCGTCTCGGTCCGGCTTTGAAGTCGATTACCAACTGGGTGACAACTTATGGGATCATCGTGTTCATGCTTGTATATTTTGCAGATGCGGGATGGATGTTCGGCAGCATCTTTTCCATTGGTAATGTGGATGTCTCGTTCTTTTTGATTTTGCTTGCTGTTTTAATCATCTCCTTTGCGAATCGGACCTCAAAGGTGATTACGCAATTTTTGCTTCCGAACGTATACGATCGGTATCAGCTCGATCGAGGGCTGCGTTTTACATTCAATCGGATCTTCCATTATATCATCATGGTTTTTGCGCTCTTGATCAGTTTTACAACCGTCGGGATTGATATGAGTGCGCTTACTGTTTTTGCAGGGGTGCTTGGTGTCGGGATCGGCTTTGGTATGCAGAACATCGCGTCTAATTTCATTTCCGGTTTGATTATCCTGTTTGAACGGCCAATAAAAGTGGGGGACCGGGTTATCATCAATGATGTAATTGGTGACATTGAAAAAATCAACATGAGGGCAACGATCATCCGTACGCTCGATAACGAACGGATCATCATGCCGAATTCCTACTTCCTTGAAGAAGAAGTCGTGAACCGCTCGTATGGGGATCCGCGTCTCAGGCTTGTCATTCCTGTTGGTGTGGCGTATGGTTCGGATGTTGAACGTGTGCGGGAGGTTTTGCATCAGGCCGCTCTAGAAGAGTTCGAAGCGTCTGAGGTTGTCTTGAATGATCCACCTTCGTACGTAAATTTTACTGGATTTGGAAGCTCTTCCTTGGACTTTGAATTGTTTGTATGGATTTCAAATCCTGAATACGTGATTCAGACGAAAAGCAACTTGAACTTCAGAATATATCGGTTGCTGAATGAGAACAACATTGAGATACCCTTTCCTCAGCGTGACCTACATGTCCGGAGTATTGATAAAGAACTGCTGGAAAGCTATCAAACGAAAAAATAG
- a CDS encoding VOC family protein — MANLYPYIFSEDARKQSEFYAQALNGEVVSVQTFEQAPDVNPELKDKVMHLTLSAADQIFFMADSVQEPVQLGTQLNLVLEYKTEDEARTVFENLSEGGKILMPFEKMFWGAMFGRVEDKFGLTWQITTEHE; from the coding sequence GTGGCAAACCTATATCCATACATATTCAGCGAGGATGCAAGGAAGCAATCTGAATTTTATGCACAAGCTTTGAATGGTGAAGTCGTCAGTGTACAAACCTTCGAGCAAGCACCTGATGTAAACCCAGAACTGAAGGATAAAGTCATGCACCTTACATTGAGCGCAGCTGATCAAATCTTCTTCATGGCTGATTCCGTTCAAGAACCTGTTCAACTAGGCACTCAGCTAAATTTGGTATTAGAATATAAAACAGAAGATGAAGCGCGCACTGTTTTCGAAAACCTGTCAGAAGGCGGCAAGATATTGATGCCATTTGAAAAGATGTTTTGGGGAGCAATGTTCGGACGAGTTGAAGACAAGTTCGGATTAACCTGGCAAATCACGACTGAACACGAATAA
- the chbG gene encoding chitin disaccharide deacetylase produces MISLRVNADDFGYSNGVNYGILDTYKYGIVNSTTMLMNMPGTAHAIQIAKENPDLLVGIHLTLTCGSPLTKSVSSLTDSDGQFRMTKSMEEYASIKLDDVEKEWEAQIHSFLETGLMPSHLDSHHHVHGLPRLLPIVKRLSEKYQLPVRNVFTDRDVDLSLLTDVFFSDFFGENVTVRYFKELVNRVEDGQSVEVMCHPAYLDQYVLSNSSYQEKRVEELDILTKVKLSEKFRFI; encoded by the coding sequence TTGATTAGCTTAAGAGTGAATGCAGATGATTTCGGGTATTCGAACGGGGTCAATTATGGAATACTCGACACATACAAGTATGGGATCGTCAATTCGACGACGATGCTCATGAATATGCCTGGGACTGCACATGCAATCCAGATTGCGAAGGAAAATCCGGATCTCTTGGTCGGGATTCATTTGACGTTGACGTGTGGTAGCCCACTCACAAAGTCCGTTTCATCTTTAACGGATAGCGACGGCCAATTCCGAATGACAAAAAGCATGGAAGAATACGCGTCGATCAAGCTTGATGACGTGGAAAAAGAATGGGAAGCGCAGATCCATTCTTTTTTAGAGACTGGACTTATGCCTTCCCACCTTGACAGCCATCACCATGTCCATGGACTGCCTCGTTTACTGCCGATCGTGAAACGCTTATCTGAGAAATATCAATTACCTGTGCGGAATGTCTTTACGGATAGAGATGTTGATCTCAGCTTGTTGACTGATGTGTTCTTCTCGGATTTTTTTGGAGAAAATGTAACTGTCCGTTATTTCAAAGAGCTGGTGAACCGTGTTGAAGATGGCCAATCAGTGGAGGTCATGTGTCACCCTGCTTACCTCGATCAATACGTGCTGTCCAACTCCTCATATCAGGAGAAAAGGGTAGAAGAGTTGGACATTTTGACTAAAGTAAAGCTAAGTGAAAAATTCAGGTTTATTTAA
- a CDS encoding Ger(x)C family spore germination protein, translating to MNVKKWIAIGVLLSSTTVLSGCWDHDELPIYAFVQAIALDISEDNENKLELTTQFLKPAPKIGSAGGTGDKAFVNIETEGDTVFEAIRDITNHLGRKAQWSHTRMILISEELAESRHIGEMLEYFYRDHEPRLQINLGITEGKAKDYLEGKPFIENTIGQQLKELGKSAHRYSSKTMEVNLLSLGRQMNSEVQTSKMPYYKKTKKGDALVSGLATFQKGKMTGKIQPLQTEALLMLLNEYGSGIVEVPCKSDPGLKEAVELGTANTDMKTHLGKKGEVSVKVSIKLEGSIGELKCTSIDKSEKVAKYNRKVEKVVKANVEQTIQQMQEDKVDLLGLGNAIFRKHPKQWMKMKKDWPETFSKTAFEVDVKMNIVNSGADIGVPFIKK from the coding sequence ATGAACGTCAAAAAATGGATTGCAATAGGCGTTTTGCTCAGCAGTACCACTGTCTTAAGTGGTTGCTGGGATCATGATGAATTACCGATCTATGCGTTCGTTCAAGCCATAGCACTGGATATTTCAGAGGATAATGAAAATAAGCTTGAATTGACAACACAATTCCTAAAACCTGCACCCAAGATCGGAAGTGCAGGCGGGACAGGAGACAAAGCTTTCGTCAATATCGAAACAGAAGGAGATACCGTTTTTGAAGCAATCCGGGACATCACCAACCATTTAGGAAGAAAGGCACAATGGAGTCATACTCGTATGATCTTGATTAGTGAGGAGTTGGCAGAATCGAGACACATCGGAGAGATGCTCGAGTATTTTTATCGAGACCATGAGCCACGTTTGCAAATTAATCTGGGCATCACTGAAGGAAAGGCAAAGGATTACTTGGAAGGAAAACCGTTTATTGAAAATACAATCGGTCAACAATTGAAGGAGTTAGGAAAATCCGCTCATCGGTACAGCTCAAAAACGATGGAAGTGAACCTACTCTCTCTTGGCAGGCAGATGAACAGTGAAGTCCAGACGAGCAAAATGCCTTACTATAAGAAAACAAAAAAAGGGGATGCACTCGTCTCTGGTCTGGCTACCTTCCAAAAGGGTAAAATGACAGGGAAAATCCAACCCTTACAGACTGAAGCACTTCTCATGCTGTTGAATGAGTATGGTTCTGGCATCGTTGAAGTTCCTTGTAAATCGGATCCAGGTTTAAAAGAAGCTGTTGAACTCGGAACTGCCAACACAGATATGAAAACACATCTCGGCAAAAAGGGTGAAGTAAGTGTTAAAGTGTCCATTAAATTGGAGGGGAGTATCGGAGAGCTCAAGTGTACCTCTATCGATAAAAGTGAAAAGGTCGCGAAGTACAATAGGAAAGTAGAAAAGGTCGTAAAAGCGAACGTTGAGCAGACCATCCAACAAATGCAAGAAGACAAAGTTGACTTGCTAGGTCTAGGTAATGCGATTTTTCGTAAACATCCGAAACAATGGATGAAAATGAAAAAAGATTGGCCGGAGACATTCAGTAAAACAGCGTTTGAAGTGGATGTAAAAATGAATATCGTAAATTCAGGTGCTGATATCGGCGTACCATTCATCAAAAAATAA
- a CDS encoding YhgE/Pip domain-containing protein: protein MFTLLTRELSKLYTNKAILVSVIAALFVPVLYGGILLSATWGPYDNLENLPVAVVNNDQGAISGDESINVGDDFVTKLKDGNNLGWEFVNATDAMKGLEKNEYYMAIIIPEDFSQRVTTVMEPEPKKLELEYIQNEGLNFLASKITKTATEQIREKLANTITQNYTSKVFTSLDQVSEGFNKAADGSSRLSDGTAKLNDGTEKLSDGTEKLNAGTEQLLNSVTSKQSDITKLANGSQDLKDGTALLLEKLQNKSSDIGKLADGSEELHDGTVRLKDGTGQILAGLQKAEAGSEELKNGVANNLAPGARKVADGTVRLKDGAAKLAAGAEKLVAGLKEFRDANPSTQLPPYAESYQKIIDGAQDLSNGLGSLSTKSVALSDGAITVANGVENKVVPGTAELHQGMNKLLNGQQQVDDGATKLEDGAKRIADGNAKIEKGWNDLIDGVTKLDTGAGKIADGNSAVNEGWKNLSDGAERLNDGASKVNDGASKVNDGASKVNDGSEQLATGLKEGAEKTSGIQTDDENIGMFSSPVELKSETINGYEHYRDSTAPYILTLGLFVGILIMSMFIKFKRPANISSVKWFIIKFIKLASLAMIQALLLIGVVLFFLDLSVTNPFWLTLFALFVSVVFSAIVLFLASLGNIGRFLAIALVILQLSITGANLPIEMLPDEHRQLSEYLPFTYSIAGFRAVISLNQIGEALTNMGILTIYLLIFAGLSYGVFLIRKQRKIQSHDSEVPA, encoded by the coding sequence ATGTTCACGCTACTCACCCGCGAATTATCTAAGCTATACACAAATAAAGCGATTCTTGTTTCTGTGATTGCGGCATTGTTCGTACCAGTTTTGTATGGCGGCATACTCCTATCAGCCACCTGGGGACCTTATGACAACCTGGAGAATTTACCTGTTGCTGTCGTAAATAACGATCAGGGCGCTATATCTGGCGATGAATCAATCAATGTCGGGGATGATTTCGTCACAAAACTAAAGGACGGAAATAATCTCGGCTGGGAATTCGTCAACGCAACGGACGCGATGAAAGGACTTGAAAAAAATGAGTACTATATGGCGATTATCATACCAGAAGATTTTTCGCAGCGTGTTACGACCGTCATGGAACCCGAGCCGAAAAAACTGGAACTGGAATACATACAAAATGAAGGTCTGAATTTCCTTGCCTCAAAAATTACAAAGACCGCTACCGAACAGATTCGGGAAAAACTCGCTAATACAATAACACAGAACTATACATCAAAGGTTTTCACGAGTTTAGATCAGGTCTCAGAAGGGTTCAATAAAGCAGCTGATGGTTCCTCGCGTTTATCAGACGGAACCGCTAAATTAAACGATGGAACGGAAAAATTAAGTGATGGAACGGAAAAACTGAATGCAGGGACGGAGCAGCTCCTGAACTCCGTCACGTCCAAACAATCGGATATCACGAAATTAGCAAACGGCTCACAGGACCTGAAGGATGGGACTGCCTTACTGTTAGAGAAGCTTCAAAATAAGTCGTCGGATATCGGAAAGCTGGCAGATGGGTCAGAAGAATTACATGATGGTACTGTGAGATTGAAGGATGGGACTGGGCAAATCCTTGCAGGCCTTCAGAAAGCGGAAGCTGGGAGTGAAGAATTGAAGAATGGTGTCGCGAACAACCTTGCTCCAGGTGCTCGTAAAGTCGCTGACGGAACTGTTCGTTTGAAGGATGGAGCTGCTAAACTGGCAGCAGGAGCAGAAAAGCTTGTAGCAGGTTTGAAAGAGTTCAGAGATGCAAATCCATCTACACAGCTGCCACCTTATGCAGAGTCCTATCAAAAGATCATTGATGGCGCTCAAGATCTTTCAAATGGTCTTGGCAGCTTATCGACTAAATCCGTCGCACTAAGTGACGGAGCCATCACAGTGGCAAATGGCGTAGAAAATAAAGTGGTACCTGGTACGGCCGAGCTTCATCAAGGGATGAACAAGCTCTTGAATGGTCAGCAACAAGTCGATGATGGTGCGACAAAATTAGAAGACGGTGCAAAACGGATCGCTGACGGAAATGCGAAGATCGAAAAAGGATGGAACGATTTAATTGATGGTGTTACAAAATTAGATACAGGCGCAGGAAAAATTGCTGATGGAAATTCGGCCGTCAATGAAGGCTGGAAGAACCTTTCCGATGGTGCAGAAAGACTAAATGACGGAGCAAGTAAAGTGAATGATGGTGCTAGTAAGGTGAACGACGGAGCAAGTAAAGTGAACGATGGCAGTGAACAGCTTGCTACAGGTCTGAAGGAAGGGGCAGAGAAAACAAGTGGCATCCAAACGGATGATGAAAATATTGGCATGTTCTCCTCTCCTGTGGAATTGAAGAGCGAGACGATAAATGGCTATGAACATTACCGCGACTCGACAGCACCATACATCCTTACATTAGGTCTGTTCGTCGGGATTCTGATCATGTCCATGTTTATCAAATTCAAACGTCCAGCCAATATTTCAAGCGTGAAATGGTTTATCATCAAATTCATCAAATTGGCTTCATTAGCGATGATCCAGGCTTTATTACTCATCGGGGTCGTATTATTCTTTCTGGATTTATCGGTTACGAATCCGTTTTGGCTGACGTTATTCGCTCTCTTCGTTAGTGTCGTGTTTTCAGCTATTGTCCTTTTTCTTGCATCACTTGGGAATATCGGACGCTTTCTCGCAATCGCTCTCGTTATCCTCCAGCTATCCATTACTGGTGCAAATTTGCCGATTGAAATGCTGCCGGATGAACATAGACAGTTGAGTGAATACCTTCCATTCACCTATTCGATTGCTGGATTCAGGGCTGTCATTTCATTGAATCAGATAGGTGAAGCACTTACGAATATGGGGATACTCACCATCTACCTCCTCATTTTCGCAGGATTATCTTATGGTGTTTTCTTAATTCGAAAGCAACGAAAGATACAAAGTCACGATTCAGAAGTACCTGCATAA
- a CDS encoding potassium channel family protein, whose protein sequence is MRAIALHYLRLPTFLRLVIIVFTVLFLFGIIMHNIEPNKFGTVFDGIYWAVVTASTVGYGDLVAQTFWGKVLTILLIFSGTAFITYFFTQFATYTVKRQNALVDGEVHYRKNGHIVIVGYNERSKDLVGQLHHENPEQDIVLIDRTVKRNPFPNGKIHFVHGKAYEDQVLEKANVRFAHTVVITANNEVSEEQSDMDAILTIIAVCGMSPTARTVVEILTATQCENAKRAGAEKIIHTSTIVSTNLFNKIV, encoded by the coding sequence ATGAGAGCGATTGCCTTACATTATCTCCGACTACCGACATTCTTACGATTAGTCATCATCGTTTTTACGGTCCTTTTTTTATTCGGGATCATCATGCATAACATTGAGCCGAACAAGTTCGGTACGGTATTTGATGGCATCTATTGGGCTGTGGTTACCGCATCCACTGTTGGATATGGCGATCTGGTCGCTCAAACCTTCTGGGGGAAAGTTCTCACGATCCTGTTGATCTTTTCAGGTACGGCATTCATCACTTATTTTTTCACGCAGTTTGCCACTTATACAGTCAAACGTCAGAATGCCTTGGTGGATGGAGAGGTCCACTATCGAAAGAATGGACATATTGTCATTGTCGGTTATAACGAAAGGTCCAAGGACTTGGTTGGCCAGCTGCATCATGAAAACCCGGAGCAAGATATTGTATTAATTGATCGGACTGTAAAAAGGAATCCCTTTCCGAATGGGAAAATTCATTTCGTTCATGGTAAAGCGTATGAGGATCAGGTTCTGGAAAAAGCGAATGTTCGATTTGCCCACACTGTCGTCATTACAGCGAACAACGAAGTGAGCGAAGAGCAATCAGATATGGACGCTATCCTGACCATTATCGCCGTTTGTGGCATGAGCCCGACTGCTCGGACAGTCGTCGAGATATTGACAGCGACACAATGTGAAAATGCGAAACGGGCTGGTGCAGAAAAAATCATCCACACCTCCACAATCGTTAGTACGAACTTGTTCAATAAAATAGTTTAA
- a CDS encoding LPXTG cell wall anchor domain-containing protein: MIRKIFFILLVAGLVFTGLHSPVLAKDHGKPPVKDLENRFNELMDLETGDDGAVKKYDSKDQVEQEMRQIMVWPLADYYVDKYFYEKDGKLYMESIDGPIRLNMDEDYTLEKVSENHYKLTQEGSNELRDDYTLTIDYSYEAGKWVFSDRMNNLGTSKGGEMPDTATSLPIMMTAGAGIMALGGLVLIAKRRFASE, encoded by the coding sequence GTGATTAGAAAGATTTTCTTCATCCTTTTAGTCGCTGGATTAGTATTTACAGGATTACATAGTCCTGTGCTTGCCAAGGACCATGGAAAACCGCCGGTCAAGGATCTTGAAAACCGATTCAATGAATTGATGGACCTTGAAACAGGGGATGATGGAGCAGTAAAAAAGTATGATTCGAAAGATCAGGTAGAACAAGAAATGAGGCAAATCATGGTCTGGCCATTGGCTGATTACTATGTGGACAAATATTTCTACGAAAAAGACGGAAAGTTATATATGGAGTCTATAGACGGTCCAATCCGCTTGAATATGGATGAAGATTACACGCTGGAAAAAGTGAGTGAAAACCATTATAAGTTGACACAAGAAGGTAGCAATGAATTGCGTGACGACTATACACTTACAATCGACTATAGCTATGAAGCAGGGAAATGGGTATTCTCTGATCGAATGAACAATCTAGGTACGAGTAAGGGCGGTGAAATGCCGGATACAGCAACGTCCTTACCAATTATGATGACAGCAGGTGCAGGAATCATGGCACTTGGCGGACTTGTCCTTATTGCTAAAAGACGTTTTGCATCTGAATAA